TGATGATATTTACAATAATTCAATGGAGAATGGGTAGAGAATCTACTACTTCTTCATGGTAATATAAGGAGGTAAATATGGCAACAAGAGAAGCTTTTTATGGTCAAAGTTTAGTTGAAGAGAGAAGAAGAAAGGAGATTGTTAGGAACATATTCGCTTACATAGTTTTATCAATAGGTGCTCTGACAATGGTGATACCATTCTTTTGGACTATATCTACTGCTTTGAAAGACCCCGAAGATATTTACGACAAACTGTTTATACCCAAGAGATTCAGCTACATATATGTGGACCAAAATGGAAACTTCGTTCATGGTAGTTATCGCGAGGGATATACTGAAGTTAGAGCATGGTGGGCTAATTTTGTTAAGGCCTGGATATCGGTTCCCTTTGATAAGTATTATAGGAACAGTTTGTTAGTTGCGACTGTTACCACACTTGGGCAACTTGTTACTTGTACATTAGCTGCTTATGCATTTGCTAGGTTAAGATGGGTTGGAAGAGATGCTGTGTTTCTTCTATACCTAGGAACACTAATGATACCATTTACTGTAACTATGATACCAGTATATATCCTTTTCAAAGTGTTAGGACTTGTAAATACTTTAGTTGCAGTTATACTCCCTGCTTTATTTTCTGCCTTCGGGACATTCCTGTTAAGACAGTTCTTCGTATCAATTCCTTATGACCTTGAAGAAGCTGCTTTCATTGACGGTGCTAATAGACTGCAAATACTATGGCATGTAATACTACCTCTGTCCAAAGGAGCACTGGCTACACTAGGAACCTTCACTTTCTTGTTCCAATGGAATGACTTCTTATGGCCGTTGATTGTGCTAAACTCCGAAGAAATCCAGACTATCCCTGTCGGATTAACTGCGTTCCAAACTGCTTATGGCTCACAGTGGGAGTTGGTTATGGCTGCATCACTCATAGCTCTAATACCTGTCATAATAATATATGTCTTCAACCAGAGGTTCTTCACAGAGAGTATAATGTTATCAGGATTCGGTGGAAGATAGTCTTATGAACGAGATAGGACTAATAATTAGATTATTGAACGAGACACTAATACAAACTGCAATACTATCCTTACCATTTCTTATAATATCACTACTTGTCGGTCTAATAATAAGTATTTTCCAAGCTACTACATCAATACAAGAACAAACATTAACTTTTGTACCTAAATTTATTGCTATAGGTTTACTTATTCTCTTAATAGGACCTATACTCATAAGAGTCTTTACTGACTTTACTATAAGATTATTCGACCTTATGGCAACTGGGATTAGAGGCTTATGAGGATGTAAAGTAAAATCTATCTATCATCCGAAAATACATCTTGAGATAGTAGTAAAGATTGATTTTATGGTTTATTGAAAGTTAGAAGAGTTTTTTTTATAATAGAACTAAAGCATAGTTCAAGTTATTTTATGGAGGTATATTATGGAAATCTCTAGAAGGGAAATAGGGGATGTTGTTGTCTTTGATGTAAATGGTGAGATAGACCTCTATAATGCTCCTCAAATAAAGGAGCTAGTAAGACAGGAAATAGAAAAAGGTAAGGTTAACATTGTTGTGAATCTTGATAAGGTTAGTTATATAGACTCCTCTGGTATAGGTGTTCTTATATCCAGTCTTTCAAACTTGAAAAAAGTAGGAGGAGGATTAAAGTTATCTAATGTATACGCTTCCGTAAGAAAAGTTTTTGAATTAACCAAGCTAACAGGGTTTTTTGATATATACGATTCGGTTGAAAATGCTGTAAACTCTTTCAATCAGTAATTCTATAGAGACTACTCAAAAAATATTGCTTTAAATAATACTTTTCTTTACGATATTTTCTATATGAAATTTTTTCTAGTTATTCTCTTAGTTCCTTTACTTGCTCTAATTTCATGCGGACGAGAAGAAAATAATATATCTAATATAATTTCAGAAGTTGAACAAAAAGAAACAGAACTGAAGGATGTAGGTACCCCCCAATTTTTGATTGAAGAGCAAAAAGGACTTGAGACAAATACAAACCAACAGACTGTTGTTAAAGATGTTGATGAATTCTTTGAGACGAAAACATTGAAAACAACAAAATTAAATACCACAAACACAAATATTCAAGAACAGAAATTAGAACCTAGTGAGGAAGATAAAGCATTTCTCGTATCTGAAAATAGGTATGATATTAAAAAAGAGAACACTACTGATCCTAAAGCCACTACGCAAAAACCTAAAACCAAACAAGTAAAAACTAATAAAAGAGGTGTTAAAGTATTCTTTTCCTACAGAAACGGTAAAAACTATATTGATACGAGAAATCCTGGTAAAATAACTACTGTGGTTTATGTTAGT
The Spirochaetota bacterium genome window above contains:
- a CDS encoding STAS domain-containing protein, translating into MEISRREIGDVVVFDVNGEIDLYNAPQIKELVRQEIEKGKVNIVVNLDKVSYIDSSGIGVLISSLSNLKKVGGGLKLSNVYASVRKVFELTKLTGFFDIYDSVENAVNSFNQ
- a CDS encoding flagellar biosynthetic protein FliQ, whose protein sequence is MNEIGLIIRLLNETLIQTAILSLPFLIISLLVGLIISIFQATTSIQEQTLTFVPKFIAIGLLILLIGPILIRVFTDFTIRLFDLMATGIRGL
- a CDS encoding carbohydrate ABC transporter permease; the encoded protein is MATREAFYGQSLVEERRRKEIVRNIFAYIVLSIGALTMVIPFFWTISTALKDPEDIYDKLFIPKRFSYIYVDQNGNFVHGSYREGYTEVRAWWANFVKAWISVPFDKYYRNSLLVATVTTLGQLVTCTLAAYAFARLRWVGRDAVFLLYLGTLMIPFTVTMIPVYILFKVLGLVNTLVAVILPALFSAFGTFLLRQFFVSIPYDLEEAAFIDGANRLQILWHVILPLSKGALATLGTFTFLFQWNDFLWPLIVLNSEEIQTIPVGLTAFQTAYGSQWELVMAASLIALIPVIIIYVFNQRFFTESIMLSGFGGR